A stretch of the Panicum virgatum strain AP13 chromosome 9N, P.virgatum_v5, whole genome shotgun sequence genome encodes the following:
- the LOC120693201 gene encoding FCS-Like Zinc finger 8-like — MLGRMTAGAVTERRDASLDRTGTAVSAASPLLAPPPPKLFLADGGVSGGSSQVAAEAGIMSPTSTLHLQAAVGSPTSPAATAAPFSRHGVPSSSSGGDNHRCKNKSRRQGHRPAWEPARPTGLGLAGALNGGDAVPPAATVLTGRSFRSASPASTAAAADRVARSTSPQGRRRLMMSPGEMEASEGYTRVIARGGPNLRTTHIFDGRIVVDGCGGFPVAVGASGEGDGFLRWCHGCSKDLGQGKDIFMYRGEMAFCSHECRYREMLLFDE, encoded by the exons ATGTTGGGGAGGATGACTGCTGGGGCGGTCACCGAGCGGCGCGACGCCTCGTTGGATCGCACGGGGACCGCCGTCTCGGCGGCGTCTCCCTtgttggcgccgccgcctcccaagCTGTTCTTGGCTGACGGTGGCGTCTCCGGCGGGTCGTCGCAGGTAGCAGCGGAGGCCGGCATCATGAGCCCCACCTCCACCCTGCACCTGCAGGCGGCCGTCGGCAGCCCCACGTCTCCGGCGGCTACGGCCGCCCCGTTCTCCCGTCACGGCGTGCCCAGCTCGTCATCAGGCGGCGATAATCACCGGTGCAAGAACAAGAGCCGCCGCCAGGGCCACCGCCCTGCCTGGGAGCCGGCGAGGCCAACCGggctcggcctcgccggcgccctgaacggcggcgacgccgtccCGCCCGCGGCGACGGTCCTGACAGGGCGGAGCTTCCGGAGCGCTAGCCCcgcgtccaccgccgccgccgccgaccgcgtgGCGCGCTCCACCTCCCCgcaaggccggcggcgcctgATGATGTCGCCGGGTGAGATGGAGGCGTCAGAGGGCTACACCCGCGTCATCGCCCGCGGGGGCCCGAACCTGAGGACGACGCACATATTCGACGGCCGCATCGTCGTCGACGGCTGCGGCGGGTTCCCGGTGGCGGTGGGAGCCAGCGGTGAGGGCGATGGGTTCCTGAGGTGGTGCCACGGCTGCAGCAAGGATCTTGGGCAGGGCAAGGACATCTTCATGTACAG GGGCGAGATGGCCTTCTGCAGCCACGAGTGCCGGTACCGCGAGATGCTGCTCTTCGACGAATAA